The following proteins are co-located in the Acipenser ruthenus chromosome 35, fAciRut3.2 maternal haplotype, whole genome shotgun sequence genome:
- the LOC117395437 gene encoding ras-related and estrogen-regulated growth inhibitor-like protein, whose translation MVVQVKPNVQHSSKMTEGSQQKVEANVLLLGAENVGKSALTVRFLTRRFIGEYGDIESIYNHNDRVDGREICFNIWDSLYSQNSDTQGCVTEKQLRWADGFILVYSICDRASFSVVSQQVRRIRQAKKHAGGADKVPIIIVGNKRDLQHRRTVSSEEGRMLALSADCGFFEISAAETYHGVLLVFHELLEVIRESRATRKGIKGIVRSMSAVFGRRRID comes from the exons ATGGTTGTACAAGTGAAACCCAACGTCCAGCACAGCAGCAAAATGACGGAGGGAAGCCAGCAGAAGGTGGAAGCAAATGTGTTACTCCTGGGAGCCGAGAACGTGGGGAAATCTG CACTGACTGTACGGTTTCTCACTAGACGCTTCATTGGAGAATACGGGGATATTG AATCCATCTATAATCACAATGATCGAGTCGACGGGCGTGAGATCTGTTTCAATATCTGGGACTCGCTTTACTCACAG AACTCCGACACTCAGGGATGCGTCACCGAGAAACAGCTCCGCTGGGCGGACGGCTTCATCCTGGTCTACAGCATCTGCGACCGGGCCAGCTTCAGCGTGGTCAGCCAGCAAGTGCGGAGAATCCGGCAGGCGAAGAAGCACGCCGGCGGGGCGGACAAGGTCCCCATCATCATCGTCGGGAACAAGCGTGACTTGCAGCACCGAAGGACGGTCTCCAGCGAGGAAGGCAGGATGCTGGCTCTGTCGGCGGACTGCGGGTTTTTTGAGATCTCGGCCGCCGAGACTTACCACGGCGTGCTTTTGGTATTCCACGAGCTGCTGGAAGTCATCCGGGAGTCTAGAGCGACGAGGAAAGGGATCAAAGGGATCGTGAGGAGCATGTCAGCGGTGTTCGGTAGAAGGAGAATTGATTAG